One segment of Anatilimnocola aggregata DNA contains the following:
- a CDS encoding DUF4339 domain-containing protein — protein sequence MNPEWLCYVNGQEYGPYTWTQLVQMAAAGNVVPATHVRRNFDSQWYLAEHVPGLFATASAPVATPKTAAHPVAAPSASGAMKAIPAGRPVAKGVPIVQQQGVQPAAASLPQGVPRGRVVSAPAAPPVAAAGPAAWSPVVNTGAAPAMNKAAARTDDEDLTGTKPDKSKTMVLALGGAILAIGLLGAIAIIWKMNAPPAAEPVAAKGVVIATEETDPGLSSERGATAPAKPATKTTATAAKTDTAAPRAAAAKAEADTLVKAVKKWSQIEKFSRLGIRDGLVVDKVTVWLAVDAAGKRVDPNALALAAKVPPVATPPVAANTTPVPGAAPEIVAPSTAPTLGDLVPGSQAFAIELPKFVFVELQIKNASARPQQYSGWNSEATAALLVDDEGLPLPLAPIAATPTAARKSATEIQPGESTPDTLVFTMNEPQDNDFRLVLPQKALSKLAKGSFGIAISPAALAANSGTGLAQNPGGMAGPGATRSSTSIPIPGLEEEPKPLPPPAAVPPVAAPGLTPEPEMKKPVPDSSGKIPIPGLSDEPEMKKPVPDSSGKIPIPGLSDEPAKPADGPKKPEEVPNTAPPPKT from the coding sequence ATGAATCCTGAATGGCTGTGCTACGTCAACGGTCAAGAGTATGGCCCCTACACGTGGACGCAACTCGTGCAGATGGCTGCGGCGGGCAACGTTGTGCCGGCCACGCACGTACGGCGAAACTTCGACAGTCAGTGGTACCTGGCCGAGCATGTTCCCGGCCTGTTTGCCACGGCCAGCGCGCCCGTCGCAACACCCAAGACTGCCGCGCACCCGGTTGCGGCACCTTCGGCCAGCGGCGCGATGAAGGCGATTCCCGCTGGCAGACCCGTGGCGAAGGGGGTCCCCATTGTTCAGCAACAGGGAGTTCAACCTGCTGCGGCCAGCCTGCCACAGGGAGTGCCACGCGGGCGAGTTGTTTCGGCACCAGCAGCGCCGCCGGTTGCCGCGGCTGGTCCGGCAGCCTGGTCTCCTGTGGTGAACACTGGCGCAGCACCGGCCATGAATAAAGCGGCAGCCAGAACCGACGACGAAGATCTGACCGGCACCAAGCCCGACAAATCGAAGACGATGGTCCTAGCGCTCGGCGGCGCGATTCTAGCCATTGGCCTCCTCGGCGCGATCGCCATCATTTGGAAAATGAACGCTCCCCCCGCAGCGGAGCCGGTCGCTGCCAAGGGAGTTGTTATTGCGACGGAAGAAACTGATCCGGGCTTGAGCAGCGAACGAGGCGCCACAGCACCGGCTAAGCCTGCAACCAAGACAACCGCGACCGCTGCCAAAACCGACACCGCAGCGCCGAGAGCGGCCGCTGCCAAGGCTGAAGCAGACACTTTGGTAAAAGCGGTTAAAAAATGGTCACAGATCGAGAAGTTCAGCCGGCTTGGCATTCGCGATGGCCTGGTTGTCGACAAGGTTACCGTCTGGCTGGCAGTCGATGCTGCGGGTAAGCGAGTCGATCCCAATGCGCTGGCCCTGGCGGCCAAGGTGCCGCCAGTTGCGACACCTCCTGTCGCTGCCAATACAACGCCCGTACCCGGTGCCGCTCCAGAAATTGTGGCACCCAGCACAGCACCCACCCTGGGCGACCTGGTTCCTGGCAGTCAGGCATTCGCAATTGAACTGCCGAAGTTTGTCTTCGTCGAATTGCAGATCAAGAATGCGAGTGCCAGGCCGCAGCAATACTCGGGCTGGAACAGCGAAGCCACGGCGGCGCTACTCGTCGACGACGAAGGTCTGCCGTTGCCTCTGGCGCCCATTGCAGCCACACCGACCGCCGCCCGCAAGTCAGCGACCGAAATCCAGCCGGGCGAATCAACGCCCGATACGCTGGTCTTTACCATGAACGAACCCCAAGACAACGACTTCCGCCTGGTGCTGCCGCAGAAGGCACTCTCGAAGTTGGCGAAAGGAAGTTTTGGCATCGCAATCTCGCCCGCAGCGCTGGCCGCGAACTCTGGAACGGGCCTTGCGCAGAATCCAGGTGGTATGGCCGGCCCCGGGGCAACGCGCTCTTCCACGTCGATTCCGATTCCTGGCTTAGAAGAAGAACCTAAACCGCTGCCACCCCCGGCTGCTGTTCCTCCGGTCGCTGCGCCGGGGCTCACACCCGAGCCAGAGATGAAGAAGCCAGTTCCCGATTCCTCGGGAAAGATTCCGATTCCAGGTTTGTCGGATGAGCCGGAAATGAAAAAGCCGGTGCCTGATTCCTCAGGAAAGATTCCGATTCCCGGACTCTCCGATGAGCCCGCCAAGCCTGCAGATGGTCCCAAGAAGCCCGAAGAAGTACCGAACACGGCCCCTCCCCCCAAGACCTAA
- a CDS encoding Gfo/Idh/MocA family protein, translated as MARVTRRRFLSASAAASSALALGAWVNVAPAQESKSPNEKLNLAGVGTTGRAGANLNELAYENLVCMADVDSDKLDQAAVKFSETRKYRDFRDMLEKEGDKIDAVVVGTPDHTHAPAAAMALRMGKHVYCEKPLTHTVVEARTLSTLAKEKKLVTQMGNQIHAGDNYRRVVEAIQGGSIGEVDEVHVWAGAIYTGATFTTNTTAPKNLDWNLWLGPAAERPYSEGVHPFTWRKYWDYGTGSLGDFGCHYMDLPHWALELRGPSSVEASGTPYDPVSCPGYCLAKYEYPARGKFPACKLFWYDSGKQPELLTTLKHSRVKPETWKSGVLFVGSKGMLLSSYGDHFLFPEEKFTAYKAPPQTIAKSLGHHREWTTAIRTGSPTLSNFDYAGALTEAVLLGTVAYRHGSKIEWDSENLKITNAPAAQKWLHKEYRKGWTL; from the coding sequence ATGGCTCGTGTAACTCGCCGCAGGTTCTTATCGGCATCGGCTGCTGCCTCCAGCGCGCTGGCGCTCGGCGCTTGGGTGAATGTAGCCCCGGCGCAGGAGTCGAAATCGCCGAACGAAAAGTTGAACTTAGCCGGAGTGGGAACGACCGGCCGCGCGGGAGCCAATCTGAACGAACTGGCGTACGAGAATCTCGTCTGCATGGCCGATGTCGATAGCGACAAGCTCGACCAGGCTGCGGTCAAGTTTTCGGAGACGCGCAAGTATCGCGACTTCCGCGACATGCTCGAAAAAGAAGGGGACAAGATCGATGCGGTCGTGGTCGGCACGCCCGATCACACGCACGCGCCAGCTGCTGCCATGGCGCTGCGGATGGGCAAGCACGTCTACTGCGAAAAGCCGCTGACGCATACCGTGGTCGAAGCCCGCACGCTCTCGACCCTGGCGAAGGAAAAGAAGCTCGTCACGCAAATGGGCAATCAGATTCACGCCGGCGACAACTACCGCCGTGTGGTCGAGGCCATTCAAGGGGGTTCCATCGGCGAGGTGGACGAAGTGCATGTGTGGGCCGGCGCGATTTATACCGGTGCGACGTTCACCACGAATACCACAGCACCGAAGAATCTCGACTGGAATCTCTGGCTCGGGCCAGCTGCCGAACGGCCTTACAGCGAAGGAGTTCATCCATTCACCTGGCGCAAATACTGGGACTACGGCACTGGCTCGCTGGGCGACTTTGGTTGCCATTACATGGACCTGCCGCATTGGGCCCTCGAACTGCGCGGGCCGTCGTCGGTCGAAGCGAGCGGCACCCCTTATGACCCGGTGAGTTGCCCCGGCTATTGCCTGGCCAAGTACGAATACCCAGCCCGCGGCAAGTTCCCGGCCTGCAAGCTGTTCTGGTACGACAGCGGCAAACAGCCCGAATTGTTAACCACGCTCAAGCACAGCCGCGTGAAACCCGAGACCTGGAAATCGGGCGTGCTGTTTGTCGGCAGCAAGGGAATGTTGCTCTCCAGCTATGGAGATCACTTCTTATTTCCCGAAGAGAAATTCACCGCTTACAAAGCGCCGCCGCAAACGATTGCCAAGTCGCTCGGTCATCATCGCGAATGGACCACCGCCATTCGGACCGGCAGCCCCACGCTATCGAACTTTGACTATGCCGGCGCGCTGACCGAAGCAGTGCTGCTGGGAACTGTCGCTTATCGCCACGGCAGCAAGATCGAGTGGGATAGCGAGAATCTGAAGATCACCAATGCCCCAGCAGCGCAGAAATGGCTGCACAAGGAATATCGCAAGGGCTGGACGCTGTGA
- a CDS encoding anti-sigma factor family protein has protein sequence MTRLTREHLLGYLLGALDRKECVDVEQALAQCPEMTAELEKMRRSLDTLGLLEEPELEEPPLCLAARTCEFVEQKAESYSAETVILKAITASSIAAAEQVSSPSASASNARPKVTLSPVSRSEAGGPTLRKLDVIVASAIVLVASALSFPALYTSRFQANVDLCQHQLRQLGTALHEYSGLQQDGAFPHVPLSGPRSVAGVYAPTLVSNKLVPDSKNFFCPGSGDVAPEHQLIPTLDEIDAAPKSILTSLQNRMGGSFGYNMGYSRDANVLPPRNSRRAEYALLADAPNDLQPGRSSANHAGRGQNVLYEDGRVKFVKLANNTQQDSALDDPFHNRLGQVAAGLDINDAVLGRSPDHPVPALWQP, from the coding sequence ATGACCCGCCTTACTCGCGAGCACTTGCTCGGATACTTGCTGGGAGCACTCGACCGCAAGGAATGCGTAGACGTCGAACAAGCTTTGGCTCAGTGTCCCGAGATGACCGCCGAATTGGAAAAGATGCGTCGCTCGCTCGATACGCTCGGGTTGCTCGAAGAACCCGAACTCGAAGAGCCGCCCCTCTGCCTGGCCGCGCGAACTTGCGAATTTGTCGAACAGAAAGCCGAATCCTACAGCGCTGAAACCGTCATCCTGAAAGCGATCACCGCCAGTTCTATCGCCGCGGCAGAACAGGTTAGTTCGCCCAGCGCTTCCGCAAGCAATGCCCGGCCCAAAGTCACGCTCTCACCCGTTTCGCGCAGCGAAGCCGGTGGCCCAACGCTCCGCAAGCTCGACGTAATCGTCGCCTCCGCGATTGTGCTGGTCGCTTCAGCCCTCAGTTTTCCGGCCCTCTATACCAGTCGCTTTCAAGCCAACGTTGACCTTTGTCAGCATCAGCTTCGCCAGTTGGGCACAGCCTTGCACGAGTACAGTGGCCTGCAACAGGACGGTGCTTTTCCTCACGTTCCTTTGAGCGGTCCGCGCAGTGTCGCCGGCGTCTATGCTCCGACGCTGGTGAGCAACAAGCTGGTACCTGATAGCAAAAACTTCTTCTGCCCTGGCAGCGGCGATGTGGCCCCGGAACATCAGCTCATTCCCACGCTGGACGAAATCGATGCCGCGCCCAAGTCAATTCTGACCAGTTTGCAGAACCGGATGGGTGGCAGCTTTGGTTACAACATGGGCTACTCGCGCGATGCCAACGTGTTGCCGCCGCGCAACAGCCGCCGCGCTGAATATGCTCTGCTGGCCGATGCACCGAACGACCTGCAACCGGGCCGCAGCAGTGCCAACCATGCCGGCCGCGGTCAAAACGTGCTGTATGAAGATGGCCGCGTGAAGTTCGTCAAACTGGCCAACAACACCCAGCAAGATTCGGCCCTCGACGATCCCTTCCACAATCGCCTCGGTCAGGTCGCTGCCGGCCTCGATATCAACGATGCCGTTCTCGGCCGCAGCCCGGATCATCCGGTTCCCGCTTTGTGGCAACCGTAG
- the proC gene encoding pyrroline-5-carboxylate reductase: protein MAGTTLGFIGAGQMARALAHGFVSAKLLDASSLTAADPVPAAAEKLASELPGLKVAASNVAIASSCDVVVLAVKPQAMSAVYQELGGKLAGKLVVSIAAGISLAKLCEGLKTQRVVRVMPNTPALVGKGASAYALAAGATAEDGALVGKLLAAVGTAHQVDEKLLDAVTGLSGSGPAYVYLIIEALSDGGVKAGLPRNLSTALAAQTVLGAAEMVLARGEHPGVLKDAVASPGGTTIAGLATLEDRGVRGALIAAVDAATKRSAELGK, encoded by the coding sequence ATGGCAGGTACGACGCTTGGATTCATCGGCGCTGGACAAATGGCGCGCGCTTTGGCTCATGGTTTTGTCAGTGCGAAACTGCTCGACGCGAGTTCGCTGACCGCTGCCGACCCCGTGCCTGCGGCAGCAGAAAAATTGGCGAGCGAGCTCCCCGGGCTGAAAGTGGCTGCGAGCAACGTCGCCATCGCCAGCAGTTGCGATGTGGTCGTGCTGGCCGTCAAGCCGCAAGCGATGTCCGCCGTCTATCAAGAACTGGGCGGCAAGCTGGCGGGTAAGTTAGTCGTCTCGATTGCTGCGGGCATATCGCTCGCCAAATTGTGCGAAGGATTGAAGACGCAGCGCGTCGTGCGCGTCATGCCGAACACGCCAGCACTTGTCGGCAAAGGGGCCAGTGCCTACGCGCTCGCTGCGGGCGCAACGGCCGAAGATGGAGCGCTCGTCGGCAAGTTGCTCGCTGCAGTGGGGACCGCACACCAGGTCGACGAAAAACTGCTCGACGCGGTAACGGGCCTCTCAGGCTCCGGTCCCGCGTATGTCTATCTCATCATCGAAGCGCTCAGCGATGGTGGCGTGAAAGCCGGACTGCCGCGCAATCTCAGTACCGCTCTCGCTGCGCAAACAGTGCTCGGTGCTGCAGAGATGGTCCTGGCTCGTGGCGAACATCCGGGGGTCTTGAAAGACGCTGTCGCGAGCCCCGGCGGCACGACCATCGCGGGTCTGGCCACACTCGAAGATCGCGGCGTTCGCGGCGCCCTCATTGCCGCCGTCGATGCGGCCACAAAACGTTCCGCCGAACTCGGCAAGTAA
- a CDS encoding APC family permease — MPATPERTEPALGNQPQRRLTLLDTTSIIVGIIIGSTIFKSSPLISASAAGWMTWALQQTLGWPGPDDTNGLMQAQYLGIALIWLIGGVIALLGALCYAELATALPHEGGNYVFLTTAFGRPTGFAFAWAEFWIVRPGNIGAIAFVMATFALQLLPDSWRTALGARGETILAVAAIALLTVINILGIQMERWTQNVLTAAKVLGLLFVALTAWCFLVPPVAISAPQPPNFLLPLGIIFVMFAYGGWSDMSYVAAEVANPQKNITRALLLGTTAVTVIYLLLNLGFVHGLGLAGVYESKSIASDVLHSAWGPIGDRAISLLVVVSCLGTIHGMLFTGARVFYKLGSEHWLFRWLGAWDAHRAVPLNSLLAQAVATIALVMIFGANAQAFDRLVVFTGPFYWGFICLVIIALAVLRQRGQLSADRYRVPLYPLPPILFVLACVYMCYAGIKYAWTEGTEEGYWSLGVVVVGAIVVAVDFVAGGKPRA; from the coding sequence ATGCCTGCTACGCCTGAACGAACCGAACCCGCGCTGGGGAATCAACCTCAGCGGCGCTTGACGCTGCTGGATACCACGTCGATCATCGTGGGCATCATCATCGGCTCGACGATCTTCAAAAGCTCGCCGTTGATCTCCGCGAGCGCCGCTGGCTGGATGACCTGGGCGCTGCAACAAACGCTCGGCTGGCCCGGGCCAGACGATACTAACGGCCTGATGCAAGCGCAATACCTGGGAATTGCCCTGATCTGGTTGATCGGCGGCGTGATCGCGCTCCTCGGCGCGCTCTGCTATGCGGAACTCGCGACCGCGCTGCCGCACGAGGGTGGCAACTACGTCTTTCTCACGACGGCCTTCGGTCGTCCCACGGGTTTTGCCTTCGCCTGGGCAGAGTTCTGGATTGTTCGCCCGGGCAACATCGGCGCGATCGCTTTCGTGATGGCAACCTTCGCGCTGCAACTATTGCCCGATTCTTGGCGGACAGCGCTTGGCGCGCGCGGCGAAACGATACTCGCCGTGGCTGCCATCGCGCTCCTGACTGTCATCAATATTCTCGGCATTCAAATGGAGCGCTGGACGCAGAACGTCCTCACCGCCGCGAAGGTGCTGGGACTGCTGTTCGTCGCGCTCACGGCCTGGTGCTTTCTGGTGCCCCCCGTCGCAATTTCTGCTCCGCAACCGCCGAACTTCCTGCTGCCGCTGGGAATCATCTTTGTGATGTTTGCTTACGGCGGCTGGAGCGATATGTCGTACGTGGCCGCGGAGGTCGCCAATCCGCAAAAGAACATTACCCGCGCCCTGCTCCTTGGCACGACGGCTGTCACGGTGATCTATCTCCTACTGAACCTCGGCTTTGTCCACGGGTTGGGGCTGGCTGGGGTCTATGAATCGAAATCCATCGCCAGCGATGTGCTGCATTCTGCCTGGGGTCCGATCGGCGACCGCGCCATCAGTCTGCTCGTGGTGGTCTCCTGCCTGGGAACCATTCACGGCATGCTCTTCACCGGCGCGCGTGTGTTTTACAAACTGGGCTCCGAGCATTGGCTGTTTCGGTGGCTTGGTGCCTGGGACGCCCACCGCGCTGTGCCACTCAATTCTCTGCTGGCTCAAGCCGTGGCGACAATCGCCCTGGTGATGATTTTCGGCGCGAATGCTCAGGCCTTCGACCGGCTGGTGGTCTTCACCGGACCCTTCTATTGGGGCTTCATCTGCCTGGTGATTATCGCCTTGGCCGTGCTGCGGCAACGGGGCCAGCTGAGTGCCGACCGCTATCGCGTGCCCCTCTACCCGTTACCGCCAATTCTCTTTGTCCTGGCCTGTGTCTATATGTGTTACGCGGGGATTAAATACGCCTGGACCGAGGGGACCGAAGAGGGCTACTGGTCGCTGGGGGTCGTGGTGGTAGGGGCAATCGTTGTTGCCGTCGATTTTGTCGCGGGCGGCAAACCACGAGCCTGA
- a CDS encoding permease: protein MPEPPVKTATPYLWAAPGDVNAFFGLMLDNVAGLLLTVGLLHVVFEFPTSFALRYMIPGTAIGVLVGDLLFFWLAFKLAARTGRQTVTAMPLGLDTPSTFGMVLFVLGPAFIAAKKAGLDEQAAALKTWHIGICAIFISGIFKFFCAIGSNQLRKLIPRAGLLGSLTAVALVLISFLPLIEILHAPMVGLVALAIILVTLIARIPLPFRTPGALGALLVAGTLYYVLQGLESSQLLPEMFRPEKLADTITHETAVSALLPTEWLTVFRFEWLGAMPDTVQYLPIIIPFALGTVVGGIDCTESAAAAGDEYDTATVIGIEAGATLLASVCGGVIQTTPYIGHPAYKAMGGRAAYTLATAIFIGTAGVLGYFAFLYQWIPKPTVFPILIFIGLEITAQSFYATPKKHYTAVALACIPALAALAMIYVNKLLGDPDMAAVLAQKPYLLAEQGTLRMLSNGFIVTSLLWSSALAAAIDRQLFRSGAFFAIAALCTLFGVIHSPLVSGAMYWPWDLAAEHLKQVAQYTAGYTLIAILLVAWGGHLWYHGDPGAMHAAEEVH from the coding sequence ATGCCAGAACCCCCTGTAAAGACCGCAACGCCCTATTTGTGGGCGGCCCCGGGCGACGTTAACGCCTTCTTTGGCTTGATGTTAGACAATGTCGCCGGATTGCTATTGACAGTCGGGCTGCTACACGTCGTTTTTGAATTTCCTACAAGTTTTGCCCTGCGTTACATGATTCCCGGCACCGCCATTGGGGTGCTAGTTGGCGATTTGCTTTTTTTCTGGCTGGCCTTCAAGTTAGCGGCCCGTACAGGCCGACAGACCGTCACCGCCATGCCCTTGGGGCTCGATACGCCCAGCACCTTTGGCATGGTTCTCTTCGTGCTGGGACCTGCCTTTATCGCTGCCAAAAAGGCAGGTCTGGACGAACAGGCAGCCGCCCTCAAGACCTGGCACATTGGCATTTGTGCCATCTTTATTAGCGGCATTTTCAAGTTTTTCTGCGCTATCGGGTCCAACCAGTTGCGCAAACTGATTCCCCGCGCGGGCTTGCTCGGTTCGCTAACCGCCGTCGCGCTGGTTCTCATCAGCTTTCTGCCGCTGATCGAAATCCTGCACGCACCGATGGTCGGCCTCGTCGCGCTGGCGATCATCCTGGTCACGTTGATCGCCCGCATCCCGCTACCGTTTCGCACTCCTGGGGCGCTCGGGGCGCTCTTGGTCGCGGGCACTCTTTACTACGTGCTGCAGGGGCTCGAAAGTTCGCAACTGTTGCCGGAGATGTTCCGCCCCGAGAAATTGGCCGACACCATCACGCACGAAACGGCCGTCTCGGCCCTGCTGCCCACCGAGTGGCTCACGGTCTTTCGCTTCGAGTGGTTGGGGGCGATGCCGGACACGGTTCAGTATCTGCCGATCATCATTCCCTTCGCGCTCGGCACGGTGGTGGGCGGCATCGACTGCACCGAGAGTGCTGCAGCTGCGGGGGATGAATACGATACGGCCACGGTCATCGGCATCGAAGCGGGGGCGACATTGCTCGCCAGCGTATGCGGCGGCGTGATTCAAACGACACCTTACATCGGCCATCCCGCTTACAAGGCGATGGGGGGCCGGGCGGCCTATACGCTCGCCACGGCGATCTTCATTGGTACGGCCGGCGTGCTCGGGTATTTCGCGTTTCTCTATCAATGGATTCCGAAGCCCACCGTCTTTCCGATTCTGATTTTCATCGGCCTCGAAATTACCGCGCAAAGTTTTTACGCCACGCCGAAAAAGCATTACACGGCTGTTGCGCTCGCCTGCATTCCCGCCTTGGCCGCCCTGGCGATGATCTATGTGAACAAGTTGCTGGGCGATCCGGACATGGCTGCTGTCTTAGCGCAGAAGCCCTATCTTCTTGCCGAGCAAGGGACGCTGCGGATGCTCTCGAACGGGTTCATCGTCACGAGCTTGCTCTGGTCGTCCGCGCTCGCCGCTGCGATCGACCGGCAGCTGTTTCGCAGCGGTGCGTTCTTTGCCATCGCCGCCCTCTGCACGCTCTTTGGCGTGATCCACTCGCCGCTCGTCAGCGGTGCCATGTACTGGCCGTGGGATCTAGCGGCCGAACACTTGAAGCAGGTGGCGCAGTACACCGCCGGCTATACGCTGATCGCCATTTTGCTCGTCGCATGGGGTGGGCACCTTTGGTATCACGGCGACCCCGGGGCGATGCACGCAGCTGAAGAAGTGCACTAA
- a CDS encoding RNA polymerase sigma factor, whose amino-acid sequence MKATLATSPDYLNLSCEAQPLLASKSDEQLLLGYRNEEQSEHLRREWFAELVHRYERELFNYLRRYLGDAEQADDAFQATFLQVHLKRDQFEAGRTFRPWLYTLATHQAIDLQRRNKRHRMLSLDRQSTADGDSADGKLLDLLASNEPNPAVQFGAEQRRLWLSETIAAMPVGFREALELVYFQDLKYREAAEMLGVPVGTVKSRVHSAVLKLTEAWNERFPGETLADTAVAENQIVD is encoded by the coding sequence ATGAAAGCCACCCTCGCTACATCTCCTGATTACCTGAACCTGTCGTGCGAAGCACAGCCGCTGCTGGCGTCCAAGTCGGACGAACAACTCCTGCTGGGGTATCGCAACGAGGAGCAGTCCGAACACCTCCGCCGGGAATGGTTCGCCGAATTGGTGCACCGTTACGAGCGCGAGTTGTTCAACTACCTCCGCCGTTACTTGGGAGATGCCGAACAAGCTGACGATGCCTTCCAGGCCACGTTCCTGCAAGTCCATCTGAAGCGAGACCAGTTCGAAGCAGGGCGGACCTTTCGCCCCTGGCTGTACACCCTTGCCACCCATCAGGCCATCGACCTGCAACGCCGCAACAAGCGGCATCGCATGCTCAGCCTCGATCGGCAATCCACTGCCGATGGAGACTCAGCCGATGGCAAACTGCTCGACCTGCTCGCCTCGAATGAGCCGAATCCAGCCGTGCAGTTTGGTGCTGAGCAGCGTCGCCTGTGGCTGAGCGAAACCATTGCCGCCATGCCGGTCGGTTTTCGCGAAGCACTGGAGCTGGTGTATTTTCAGGATTTGAAGTATCGCGAAGCGGCCGAGATGTTGGGCGTGCCAGTCGGCACGGTCAAGAGCCGAGTCCACTCCGCAGTGCTGAAACTGACCGAGGCCTGGAACGAACGCTTTCCGGGTGAGACCCTCGCCGACACCGCCGTCGCCGAGAATCAAATCGTCGACTAA